A genome region from Anastrepha ludens isolate Willacy chromosome 3, idAnaLude1.1, whole genome shotgun sequence includes the following:
- the LOC128856422 gene encoding uncharacterized protein K02A2.6-like: protein MGHVDALSRRQIGLIIDVDDIQFQIQVAQERDNHVKTIRDRLERENVTDYDLMDGVVYKRNQDGKMALYVPHEMESNVIRVIHEKMGHLATEKTHEKLKLYYWFPNMRLKVERFVRNCLKCIMYATPPQNKERTLYPISKTALPFDTIHLDHFGPLPSIRSKRKHILVVVDGFTKFVKLYPCNTTSAKEVINALDKYFSYYSRPRRIVTDRGTCFTSLEFSSFLTKRNVSHIKVAVASPQANGQVERVNRVLKTMLGKLTDEIKHDDWVSKLLEVEYAMNNSIHSTCRDTPSRLLFGVEQRGVIVDEFTEYFQDMLCPDYERDLTQIRDRASKAITARQEYDVKRASKGSPSTQYIPGDYVVIRNVDTTAGSNKKFIPRYRGPYVIHKSLGNDRYVVRDIGGCQLTQLPYDGVIEAHRIKRWVQQPDECIELESDPLGDYSEFDEPRMIEGDHLSGLAEL, encoded by the coding sequence ATGGGCCACGTCGATGCATTAAGCAGGAGACAGATAGGTTTAATCATAGATGTGGATGATATCCAATTCCAAATACAAGTCGCACAAGAGCGAGATAACCATGTTAAGACTATACGAGACCGTTTGGAACGCGAAAATGTCACTGACTATGATCTAATGGACGGGGTTGTTTACAAAAGAAATCAAGACGGGAAGATGGCCCTATACGTACCTCATGAGATGGAGTCTAATGTCATACGCGTGATACATGAAAAAATGGGTCATTTAGCAACTGAAAAGACACATGAGAAGCTAAAATTGTACTACTGGTTTCCCAATATGAGATTAAAAGTGGAAAGGTTTGTAAGAAATTGTCTGAAGTGCATAATGTATGCCACACCCCCACAGAATAAGGAAAGAACTTTGTATCCCATCTCCAAAACTGCTTTGCCATTTGATACGATCCACTTGGATCATTTTGGACCATTACCATCGATTAGATCTAAACGTAAACacattttagttgttgttgatgGTTTCACAAAATTCGTAAAACTTTATCCGTGTAATACAACAAGCGCTAAGGAAGTTATTAATGCTCTTGACAAGTACTTTAGTTATTATAGTAGACCAAGGAGAATTGTGACTGACCGAGGAACCTGTTTCACCTCTTTAGAATTTAGTTCATTTTTAACGAAACGAAATGTAAGTCATATAAAAGTCGCGGTAGCTTCTCCACAGGCAAATGGTCAGGTAGAAAGAGTAAATAGAGTTCTAAAGACGATGCTGGGTAAACTGACGGATGAAATTAAGCATGACGACTGGGTTAGTAAATTACTTGAGGTGGAATATGCCATGAATAACTCAATTCACAGTACCTGTAGGGATACTCCCAGTCGACTCTTGTTTGGCGTGGAACAAAGGGGAGTAATAGTGGATGAGTTTACCGAATACTTTCAGGATATGTTGTGTCCTGATTACGAACGAGATCTTACCCAGATACGAGACAGAGCATCTAAGGCTATTACAGCTAGGCAGGAGTATGACGTTAAGCGGGCTTCAAAGGGTAGCCCTAGTACCCAGTACATCCCAGGTGATTATGTGGTCATAAGGAATGTAGACACCACGGCTGGTAGTAACAAGAAATTTATACCCCGATATCGAGGTCCTTATGTCATTCACAAAAGTTTAGGAAACGACAGGTATGTTGTCCGCGACATTGGCGGTTGTCAGCTCACCCAGCTTCCGTATGATGGGGTTATCGAGGCTCACCGCATAAAAAGGTGGGTTCAGCAACCCGATGAATGCATAGAGTTGGAAAGTGATCCCCTAGGAGATTATTCTGAGTTTGATGAACCGCGAATGATCGAGGGCGATCACTTATCAGGTTTGGCCGAGTTGTAA
- the LOC128856425 gene encoding uncharacterized protein LOC128856425: MYNQQKLHDMIDQKKKFIEVDSPKIIREYNSHMGGVDLMDGLMGRYHIRIKSRDAIVRLFYHFLDMALTNSYVLYRQFREEIADKLVKFTEKKSFGRPKTSGKRTSVDEPLSPPPGSSAHGRKPKHPTEDLRYDGQDHFPWWLPKSGIKKAM, from the exons ATGTACAACCAGCAAAAGCTGCACGATATGAtcgatcaaaaaaaaaaattcatcgaaGTTGACAGTCCGAAAATTATTCGTGAGTATAATAGCCACATGGGTGGTGTTGATTTAATGGATGGCTTAATGGGCCGCTACCACATTCGAATTAAATCGCGTGATGCAATAGTCCGCTTGTTCTATCACTTCCTCGATATGGCTTTAACAAATTCATACGTGCTTTATCGTC AATTTCGTGAAGAAATTGCTGATAAACTGGTAAAATTTACCGAGAAAAAATCGTTCGGACGACCAAAAACGTCAGGTAAGCGCACATCGGTAGATGAACCACTATCACCACCACCAGGTAGTTCGGCTCATGGTAGAAAGCCGAAACATCCAACTGAAGATTTACGATATGATGGACAGGATCATTTCCCATGGTGGTTGCCGAAGAGCGGTATAAAAAAAGCAATGTAA
- the LOC128856888 gene encoding uncharacterized protein LOC128856888, which yields MIHRALWLVKPETISNTFKKWKFFTENSEIVEGDDELDQENIIIFSELQQEEFRNFVRIDNNLACYGESTDEHIIAEAIQGENSIMEDPSDDEPPNSVADSIPNHKEVIDSINTIRRALMPTNKFMLEIDNIEQYYFELSKLNIQSKITDSAYMYAS from the exons ATGATACATCGTGCTTTGTGGTTGGTAAAGCCCGAGACCATATCTAACACTTTTAAAAAG tgGAAATTTTTCACCGAAAATTCCGAGATCGTGGAAGGCGACGACGAACTGGATCAGGAAAACATAATAATATTTAGTGAGCTACAACAAGAAGAGTTCAGAAATTTCGTTAGGATTGATAACAACCTTGCCTGCTACGGGGAATCTACCGACGAGCATATAATCGCAGAGGCCATACAAGGAGAAAATTCAATAATGGAAGACCCGTCCGATGATGAACCTCCTAATAGTGTTGCAGATAGCATTCCAAACCATAAGGAAGTCATTGATTCCATTAATACTATCCGTAGAGCACTTATgcctacaaataaatttatgctCGAGATCGATAATATTGAACAGTATTATTTCGAGCTCTCTAAATTAAACATTCAGTCGAAAATTACAGacagtgcatatatgtatgcaagttaA